The following are encoded in a window of Thunnus albacares chromosome 9, fThuAlb1.1, whole genome shotgun sequence genomic DNA:
- the cldn34a gene encoding claudin-34, translated as MMYLAHTAHWQFLSLLAGVLAWILIMTTTGMNEWRLWHVADMSVITSGVAWVGIWRVCFYSHALPKIENCQSISISDPFVPAEIPVAQVLMLLAVICGMAGNISAAVAMRIAYFSVQNRRNIRLVFVLAGTLYVLTGTICLVPLAWNMNSVLNNSTIDFTPEFYLPTAPVKQQVGTAIGVGIFASILIIISGLVFLCYQYVWETLRSEAPRGTRDPFSGALSQKFELPNGESRGIDNPAFYIEEVS; from the coding sequence ATGATGTACCTGGCTCACACAGCCCACTGGCAGTTCCTCAGCCTGCTGGCAGGAGTCCTGGCATGGATCCTCATCATGACCACGACTGGCATGAATGAGTGGCGTCTGTGGCACGTGGCCGACATGTCTGTCATCACCTCGGGCGTGGCCTGGGTGGGTATCTGGAGGGTGTGTTTCTACAGCCACGCCCTTCCCAAAATAGAGAACTGTCAGAGCATCAGCATCTCGGACCCCTTTGTTCCGGCAGAGATCCCTGTGGCTCAGGTACTGATGCTGCTGGCGGTGATCTGCGGCATGGCGGGGAACATCAGTGCTGCAGTAGCCATGAGGATCGCTtacttctctgtgcagaatcgTAGGAACATCCGGCTGGTCTTCGTGCTGGCAGGGACCCTGTATGTGCTCACAGGGACGATCTGCTTGGTGCCGCTGGCGTGGAACATGAACTCTGTGCTGAACAACAGCACCATAGACTTTACTCCAGAGTTCTACCTCCCCACAGCTCCCGTCAAGCAGCAAGTGGGCACGGCCATCGGAGTGGGCATCTTTGCCTCCATCCTGATCATCATCAGCGGGCTGGTTTTTCTCTGCTACCAGTACGTCTGGGAGACCCTGAGGTCAGAGGCCCCCAGAGGCACCAGGGACCCATTCAGTGGAGCCCTGTCACAGAAATTTGAGTTGCCAAACGGAGAAAGCCGGGGCATAGATAATCCTGCCTTCTACATCGAGGAAGTCTCATGA